The genomic DNA CTTTACAAAAGTTTCGAgtgaaacatatttatttacaGTAAACAAGACCGTATTGGTGTTTCAACTATGAAGATCGACTCGAGTGGTTCGAAGATTGTTCTACAATAAGAGTTGTTGAGTTTCTTACGATGTAACTCCATAAGGAAGCAAAGCAGCAGCCACAATCCTGCCTTCCTCATTCAGAACGTTGTAAGTTGATCCAGCATTTCTCTGGATAGAACAGATTTGTTAATCAATAACCACAGACAGATACTCCAAAACAAACAGAACAAGGACATGAGtaaaaaacaaagcaagaggATGTAGACATACACAATCAACTGTTTCTAGCTTCATGCCAATTGACTTTACAAACTGACGGACTTGCGGTTTCAGCGGGTGGTTGTATCTTCCACACCCAACAATCAAGAGCTCTAGAGATTGTAGTCAAAAACCATCATAAAAGAAAGAGTCAAATACAGTTCCAATATGTGTAAAGGGTTTTAACTTTTCTAGCCACTAGCAATATGGTGTAAGCATACATAACATATGGTCTCTTAAAGATCCAAATCAACCACAGTAAAATTGGTTAAGGAGTGGCAAACATAACGAATGTTAAATGTATTAGTACCTGGAATTGGTCGAACTGTCTGAAAGATTGACAAGCTGCATCCAATGAAATAGAGATTATGTAAACTTGCTATAAAAACAatgaaagattaaaactttacGCAGTTTAAAGACTATCACATTGATACCTATCGGTTGTGATCTCGGAGAAGTTACGAGGGCTCCATGACATAAGCAAATTCCCAACACAGAGCAAGCTACCTTCGTATCTAACCCCATTCACCGTGAAACTCGTCTCATCAaacctgccaaaaaaaaaaagcaatcacTAATCGAATACATTTGCGTacccaaaaatccaaactttcttgctcaaaaattcaaattaggAAAGGGGGATTTGATATGATTCACATACTCCTGAAATCGGAGCTGATCCTCAGGAACGTTATCGATGAGATTGATCTGATCGCATAGAGAGAAAGCTCGTCTGAGAGATGgcaaaataatattttgctCCTTCCTCAGGCTTCGAATCAATGTCGGCAACGTCGCCATAGCTTTCTGTCTCACCCGCCATCTCCGTCGTCTTGTAAACTAGTAGTATTTTTAGTCGGAGTCTCTCGCAGCCGGTTTATACTTAACCAAACCGGTTTATTTGGTTGATGGTTTTGAACCACTGATTCTAATCGGTTCACCCTAATCAACTGCAACAATTCTGGTATACCAGCTTAATTAGTAAATTGGcaatagaaaaatgttttattcGGATCTAAACTCGGTTTCggttattgtttctttttatgtttacCAATATAAACCCGAATGTATTATATAGATTGGTTTAATACAATTTTAGGAATGTAAACCAGTTTTTTTAACTCATGGATTAGAACATAACCCATATACAACAAGCAGAATCAAATCTTAAATATTATAGAGTTCCATGAGCCAACAATTCAATACTAtggctgtcaaaaaaaaactaataattaaatacaataaattttttttgtatttttattattcactAAAATGCAAACCGGAACTCacaaatcaaaagttcaaaaccgGGAGAGAACAAGGGGTCTTACTTAGGCAATCTTCTGAATTTTTTCTGTTGTGTGTACACTAAAAAACATACACACGGAGATTGTCTAAAATACGACATAATATAATTTGGCCAAATTGTAAAAACTGGAATCCAATCTTAGTCTAAGATTAATTCGAAGAAGAGACAATTCACCACGACTAGTATGACGCATGACCAATTTGCTTCTTGGAGAAACAGTGAGTTTGGCTCTATCttacagaacagaacaaaaatcTACTGACAAGGAGAGGGGCTTGACGGGTATTACATTACATGTAGTACAATCTAAGGTTTTCTGGTGTAATTACAGTTGTTTTTCTTACCTCGGACTGCTTGTTACGTTTCTGACTTTGATGCAATGTTTTATGTAAGCGATAAGTATCGTTGACGAATAAAGATAGTAGAATAAATCTAGTAAAAGCATTCTCTCTTACGGCTGTTTAAGAAAGCCACAACTAGACACTTGTAGATAGGGATATATCCAGCATCTCGTGGTGAATGGTGTTGATGTGATGAAAAAGATGTGGTATGACGTTACGTATGTACGATAAATTTGTTAGCAATCAGAGAGAGTGATAGATTAAGACAACTCAATCTTAtcaaaaatcaataattgatACAATTAACACAAAGAcgaccaaaacaaacaaaacgtcATAGTAGTaaactatgatttttttattattattttgattctgattttgtCAATCCGCTATTTACCTCATCCAAAACGTCTGATTAACCATTTTAACCGTCCCACTTAGTAGCCTAATACTGACTtttactataataaaaaaagagacaaaaaacgTAGTAGCCTATAACACAAACTGTAAAATAACACCATCTGATCATGAcctctatgttttttttttcctccaaaacataaacttatatatatatatatatatatatattgaagtaACAATATCCTTACAAAGTTGATCTTGTAGCCACAGAGGCATAAACACAGAATCAGAATAAAAGGTTGAATTACAACAGCCAAAATTTAGCTAAACTATGTGCAGGTGCAGCTCCACTACCCTCTCTTTCTAATAAAATACTTCTCATATATAACAAACGAAAATTTTCAACAACTACATATATGACAATAAgggatgaaaaaaataaaataaaccatAAGGGGATATGAAATCAATAAAATGACGATGGATTCTCTATTACTTGCAAAACACCAAATGATTGTAAGGATAATCAAACGAGCAACGATTTTTCTCCTCCTCGTCTCTCCTCGATTGGTTCGCCGCCATGAAAGATACAAAGAAGCCCGCAGATTGCACCTCTTGTTCATACAGTGTCTTATTCCCCTCCTCACGTGACTTCTTACATGACGTCGTCTCCTtgatcacttcttcttttttagtcTCTCCGACCGATCTCTTAAGGAACCGTTTAAACCATCTGATCGAATCTTTTGGATAACGTTTAAGACCATTGACAAAGTCAACATAATAAAGACCAAATCTAGCTGTGTATCCATGTTCCCATTCAAAATTGTCCATCAATGACCATGCATAATATCCTCTTACGTCATACCCATCTTCCCTATAAAcatcagaaaaaaaacattatcataaatttgaTCGATTTcaacagaaaatataaatattgtaagAAAATCAAGAACTAACACTATAGCTTTGTGAAGTTCTGCGAAATGTGTCTTATGGTATTCAATCCTAAATGTGTCCTTAAGAATCTCTTCTCTTGGTTGTGTACCATCGTCGTGATCATTGATTCCTGCAATGTAgtaatcaatatataaaacataattagccgcatcaagaaaaagaagaaaaacacgAAACAATGAAAACTATTCAAAAACTCAGTTTATTTAGCTTGTTTAGAACATATCAATCTCAAGTTAGAATTCAGGGATAagacattattttgtttttagacgAGTTAAAGAGATTACAAATAATGTTGctaaccattttctttgatgtAGACTGGCATGTTATTGTATTTGTCTTTGATATAGTTTAGAACTTTTCGCAAGCCTTCCGGATATGACAACAATAAACCCCTTTCTTCCTGAAAACAAAATGAtctattaattttaaatacctAAGGATAATATTATTCGTCATGAACATTTAGAAATTAGTATTTACGAAAAACGAATTAAGTTACGTACCCCAAGTCCAATAATGTGGCCACTGTGGTTGGTACCTGTTTCAAAGCAATTTACAAATAGTGTTTAGTTTTATCATCTAagcctttttatatatatggaccAATCTTTGGTAATTAGTAGTACGTACTTTTCCATTCGACTTGATGATCAGTTTTGAAACGAGGCTTTTCAGGATCGATCTGAGGTGTGTGAACAGCAAAGCTTGCCGTATAATAATTTACTCCAACAAAATCagatgaatttttttaacatatttgatTGTTCTGCAGTAAATGAAGGTAATTTATGTCCTGCATATTTTTTTACGATATTTGGATAATCTCCATAAATCACTGGATCGAGATgcctatatatacataaaaaaaaaaaaaaaaagttacaatagAAGCTAacattaaaatcattaaattatttggttaaagATAACTTACCATCCAATTTCAAAAGCAAGAGCTCGTTCAGCTGCTTCTTTATCATCAGCAGAATCAGAATGATAAGGCTCAAACCATCGTGGGGACAATACTATCCCGATTTGGCTATCATGCgaaatttgtttacattttcggAATTCTTCTACTGCAGCGGCATGAGCAAGAAGAGTATGATGTGAAACAATATAAGGTTCGGTACTCGAATCGCCGGCCTGACACTTTTCGTTTACCCATTTTGAGCATCGCCCAGCAGCCTTGTTACCTTGATCATAACCCGCAACAGTCATAATGTATGGTTCATTGATCGTCGTCCACATCTTAACTTTATCTCCAAATTCTTCCAAACAAATTCTTCCGAAATCTCGGAAATCTTTTCTATTTTGATCAGAGTCATataaattaactaaattaattaatcatttcACATTAACTATGTTTTTGTATCTTGGATATATGATATGCATTTCCAGTTCTGCTTACACGATTTTAGGGCTTTAAAAGCCACCGTACTCGTCCTCCAAAGATTGTGGATGGTCCCAATGATAAAGCGTCATAGAAGGTTGTATATCTGCATGTTTATCAAACCATgattaaatttgattatttaagtTATAACCacatgtttaattttaataaagacTTTAGCACATAGGTTAATGATTGTACCATTAGCAAGAAGTTCGTCGATGAGATCCTTGTAAAATTGTACACCTTCTTTATTTACTCCATCTTTTAGTTTTCCgcctataaataattaaaaaaaaaaacactttatcTATAACTTGTATAAATAgttatttgtaagaaaaattctaatcatcgaaaagaagaaaataaaaagtccaAACTTACTGGGAATTAATCTGGACCACGAGATTGAGAATCGGAAAGCATCCATGTTTAGCTCCTTCATCAATTTGATGTcatcctgattttttttgtcgtaTCACAAAACATATTTGATTAATCAAAGGATAAATAAGTAATAccatattatattgttttcacattaaaaccaaaaaaaaaaaaaaacccatattATATTgactaaccaaaacaaaaaaggataaCGTGTTAACTTTGCAAGAAAGTATATTGACTTTTTCGAAAgctgttttcattttgatgattaATTACGAGATTTAGAGATAACCtgattttcattaattaatatgatagtttgatttaaatattattttgaatatcataTGATTGGTTACAGAATATAGATGCATGTTTTGTAATAAATAGCTTGATTATAGATTGTACCTTGTAACGATGATAAAAATCAATTGCTACATCTGCGTTATGCATATTGGTCCTTTCTGCAAACAacgatatataacaaaaaaaaaaaatcagtcacAGCTCATAAATAATTCAGCAGAACTATATATGGTCCATCGAATCGACAATGGTCCATTGAATCCGTCCGTAGATTTTGCTGTAACCGGATAATACCTGGATAAGTGCGGCTGAAGTGGTCCCATATTGTTGGAGATTTGCCGCCTTCGTTTGTTGCACCTTCGTACTgcataaacatttttatttttttatcgcAAGGCTAATATTAGAGTGACAAAtaagaatgagacaaaacatGAGCAAATTTATACGGAAGATCGTGATATGTATATGATTGTAACTTGGAACGTAGTAAACTTTAATTAACTagataattttgttataaactATGATTTTCGTAAATTTATGTAACATATTCTCTAATCAAACATTATAACTCTTATAGGATGATGCAAGATAATTTATATCTTTACTTGATATGAGAAGAAAAcattttgagaagaagaaaacaagaacgaaTTAAATACAGAACGTCAGGATCAATTAGACGTCagcaaataatattttgatttttctcgtAGTTGAAGTTGAAACTCTAGCAGTGTTTTCACTTTCAAATCCAGCTGCCCAGATATGTGTTACAATTAAGTTTACGGTTCAtcttttttcgattttttttttgtttggtttaaaaccAAAGAAAGGGCAtagagccaacaaaaaaaatccccaaaagagcatgttttgtaataaatataatatataacagctttttttttcagttcacTTAATAGAGAACCCGTAAGCAAAATTGTATGATTAGAAAAGCACACCAAAATCTTTCGCATTGTGTTTTAAAACCGTACTGTATGTTTTATTCTACTATGACTCATAGAATATGACCATAATACTGCATGCAAAATGGTAAAATTGcataaagaaacaacaaatgcACGATAATCACATAAcagaatgaaaagaaagaatagaATAATAGAAATTTGAATCGTGATGTTAACTTTGCGACAGATAATCACATAGCCATTTGCTATGTCACAGATTGCTAATCATAAATATTACCTGAAACGCTGAAGCAGCTGTTCCAAAAATGAAACCATGAGGAAAACTGTGCCGATCTAGTTGTCGAGAATTAATCGTATTTGCTAACAATGAGATTATCGAAAGGATGATGAGGAAACTCCATCTCTCCCTAgccatatttttttctctctgtctctctcttttttattttattttattttgtgtgtgtgtggtctTTTTGAGATTCCCAAGTGATTAGATTTTACTCGATATTCTCTTCCTTATATAGAGGATTTTCGTAGGTGATATACGTCATCTGCGTGGAAATGTTTGGACACATATATCTAGATATAGTATATAGATAGaacttatagtttttttttttttaatttcaccGGATATTTCCTTCCAAGTTTAAGATTAATGCATATATAAGTCTCGATATTGCCAACTAAAGCTCAGGAGCTTGTTTTTTCCATCGTCATCTCTGAATTTGCCCGTTATCACTGC from Camelina sativa cultivar DH55 chromosome 7, Cs, whole genome shotgun sequence includes the following:
- the LOC104699897 gene encoding uncharacterized protein LOC104699897 gives rise to the protein MATLPTLIRSLRKEQNIILPSLRRAFSLCDQINLIDNVPEDQLRFQEFDETSFTVNGVRYEGSLLCVGNLLMSWSPRNFSEITTDSLSIFQTVRPIPELLIVGCGRYNHPLKPQVRQFVKSIGMKLETVDCRNAGSTYNVLNEEGRIVAAALLPYGVTS